The sequence below is a genomic window from Oceanispirochaeta sp..
GTCTTGATCACCAGGATCAATTGAGTTCGGCCCTGGAAGGGGTCTGCAGGCGGTTGGAAAAAATTGTTCCGGAAAAAAGCATTCCCCTTTTTGAAGGAGATGAAGATCTGGATAATCTGAATTGGGCAGGTCCGGCCCGCTGATATTCTCGACTCCTGCGCTGGATGTTCTATAAGATTGCAATAATAAATATACCGCCCTTTGCCGGGGTCAAAAAAAATATTTTAAATATATATATGGTAATTAAATAATACTATATCTTCTTGATCTTTTCCTTCCACCTTCAGACCTGGCTATTCTTGACATTACATATTTATGCAGGTATAAATGAGGACATGGAAAAAAGCGAATTAACTGTTACTGCCACGCTGGCCAGACTTGATCTGGACGAAGCCGAAGCGATAAAACTGGGTGCTGAAGTCTCCCGGATGCTCACTTATTTTGAAAAAATGAACGAAGTGGATGTAGAGGGACTTGAGCCTACAATTCATGCTCTTCAAAAGGAGAACCGCCTGCGTGAAGACCGCAGGCTTCCTAATGAAGCCCATCCCGATGAACTGCTAGAATGTGCACCCGATCTGGAAGACCGGTTCATCCTCATTCCCAATGTTTTGTAATCGATACTAAAACTTGTTCATAGATAAAAAGGTTAATCATGTCTGATTTTGAAAAAAAATGGTCCGCCGTGCTGACTCAGCCCTCGGTTCTGAAAGCTTATAAAAATTATGTTGCAGCCTGGGAAAAGAAAATTGGTAGTTTTCTTGAATTTGATCCGAATCGAAGTCTGGGTAAAGATATTCCCGAGGGACCTCTCAGGGGGATACCTTTTGCTGTTAAAGACAATATCGCCGTCAAAAACTATAAACTGACCTGCGGTTCAAAAATGCTGGAACATCTTGTGTCTCCCTATACGGCAACTGCTGTTAAAAATCTGCAGAATGCCGGAGCTGTCGTGGTTGGTAAGACCAATCTTGATGAGTTCGGAATGGGATCGTCCACAGATAATTCAGCCTTGGGGAAGACAAATAATCCCTGGGATCTGGAGAGGGTTGCCGGAGGTTCAAGCGGGGGCAGTGCTGCAGCCGTTGCTGCCGGTTTGGTTCCCTTCGCTTTGGGAAGCGATACGGGCGGTTCAATCCGTCAGCCCGCTTCTTTTTGCGGAGTCTACGGATTAAAGCCAACCTATGGAGTGGTCAGCCGTTATGGTCTGACTGCCTATGCTTCATCTCTGGAAGTCATTGGTGTTCTGGCCCGGAATACTGAAATGACCAAAAAGGTCTTTGAGGCCATGAAGGGGAAAGATCCTCTGGATCATACCTCCCTGGATTATAGTCCTTCGGGAAAAGAAGTAAAAACAATCGGTGTTCTGAAAAATACTCATGGAGCCCTCAGTCCTGAAGTCAGTGTATCCTATGAAAAAACCATGAAAAGGCTGGAAAACGCAGGATATGGTCTCGTGGAAATTGACCTTCCCACCCTGGATTATGTCGTTCCTGCCTATTACACGATTGCCACAGCCGAAGCCAGTGCCAATCTGGCACGCTACAATGGTATCCGCTACGGACATGCTCCCTTATTTGCAGAGAACCCTACGGAGCTGATGAAAAAAGCAAGGCATGAAGGATTCGGCGATGAGGTAAAACTCAGAATTCTCCTGGGAACCTATGTTTTGCGTTCCGGATTTCAGGATCAGTACTATGTGAGAGCTCAGAAAATAAGAACGGCCATCCGTCAGGATGTGGAGCGCTGGTATGAGAAGGTCGATGTCCTGATGATGCCTGTTTTCCCTACACCCGCGTTTCATCATGGCAACACTGATCTGGATACTTTTCAGCAGAAGCAGGCAGATCTGTATACTAGTACGGCTAACCTGGTAGGCCACCCGGCATTATCAGTTCCCTCTACCCTTGAAAATGGATTGCCCGTCGGGGTTCAGTTCATGGCTCCTCCTTTTGAGGAAGACCGCCTGTTTCAGGTGTCTGCCCTCCTGGAGAAGGAATTCCAGGCTCCTGAAGCTCCTGGTTATCTTACGGTTTGGAGTTAAGTTTTGTATCAGTCATTTATCGGTCTGGAAATCCATATACATCTCACAGCGGAAACAAAGGCTTTCTGCAGTTGTAACGCCCAATATGGTGATGAAGAGAATACCAATATCTGTCCCGTCTGTATGGGATTTCCCGGTGTTCTCCCCA
It includes:
- the gatC gene encoding Asp-tRNA(Asn)/Glu-tRNA(Gln) amidotransferase subunit GatC — encoded protein: MEKSELTVTATLARLDLDEAEAIKLGAEVSRMLTYFEKMNEVDVEGLEPTIHALQKENRLREDRRLPNEAHPDELLECAPDLEDRFILIPNVL
- the gatA gene encoding Asp-tRNA(Asn)/Glu-tRNA(Gln) amidotransferase subunit GatA → MSDFEKKWSAVLTQPSVLKAYKNYVAAWEKKIGSFLEFDPNRSLGKDIPEGPLRGIPFAVKDNIAVKNYKLTCGSKMLEHLVSPYTATAVKNLQNAGAVVVGKTNLDEFGMGSSTDNSALGKTNNPWDLERVAGGSSGGSAAAVAAGLVPFALGSDTGGSIRQPASFCGVYGLKPTYGVVSRYGLTAYASSLEVIGVLARNTEMTKKVFEAMKGKDPLDHTSLDYSPSGKEVKTIGVLKNTHGALSPEVSVSYEKTMKRLENAGYGLVEIDLPTLDYVVPAYYTIATAEASANLARYNGIRYGHAPLFAENPTELMKKARHEGFGDEVKLRILLGTYVLRSGFQDQYYVRAQKIRTAIRQDVERWYEKVDVLMMPVFPTPAFHHGNTDLDTFQQKQADLYTSTANLVGHPALSVPSTLENGLPVGVQFMAPPFEEDRLFQVSALLEKEFQAPEAPGYLTVWS